From the genome of Adhaeribacter pallidiroseus:
TAGGTTTAGCAGGTAAAAGGTGCTTTTAAAAGGTACAATCTCCTGAGCAGTTTTTCGTTTATCGGTACGTACTTTTATCTGCTTTAAGAATCTGCCGGCATGCAAGCAAACAGTATTATTTTAATGGTGGTATTTAGCCTCTGTGGTATTCTGCTGGGCCTAATTGGGCATCATATCCGGAAAAAGCAAGCGATTGAATCTATTATGTTGCCCGGTTTGGTTTTACGAAACGTGAAAGATAAAAAAGCCCTGGCTACCTTTGTGGGCAACAATCTGAGCAGTATGGGATTTATCAGTTTGCTGATTGGCGGCAGTATTCTATTGTTACCTACCGTTAAAATGATTGTACTTCTGATGTTCCTGGTGGCGCTGATTGCCATTTGCATCCGGCTGATTGTAGGGTTACGTAAATTTAAAAGTTCATAATCCCCAATCCACAAATTTTAATTCAACACCTATTATTAACAAGAGGAAGTGTTTTCTTCCGTGGACTATGAACCACAGCCTATAGACTAATAACTGTCTGTGGCCTAACAACTAAACTGCATGTTTTTTTCTGAAATACAAGGACACGACGAAACCAAACGCTTATTGCTCAACTCGGTGCAGAACAAGCACGTCGCGCACGCGCAATTGTTTCTGGGCCCCGAAGGTAGCGCCAATCTGGCTTTAGCGTTGGCCTATGCCACTTACCTGAACTGCGAAAACCAGCAAGCCACGGATGCCTGCGGTACGTGTGCGAGTTGCGTGAAGATTAACAAGTTAATTCATCCGGATGTAAATTTTGTAATGCCGGTAACTACTACCAAATCGCAACCCAAAGATCCTTTAAGTCAAAAGTTTTTAACGGAATGGCGGGAGTTTGTGCTGGCGGCTCCTTACCAGACGCTAAACGATTGGATGCAGTTTATCGGTGCCGAGAACAAACAAGGTAACATCTCGAAAGACGAAAGCCGCCAATTAGTAAAGTTTGCTTCTTTAAAAGCGTTTGAGGCAGAATTTAAAATAATTTTAATTTGGTTACCCGAGCTCATGCACCCGGCGGCCGCCAATGCTTTGCTGAAGTTGTTGGAAGAACCGCCCGCTAATACTATTTTTTTGCTGGTGGCGAATAACCCGGATAAGTTGTTGGCCACTATTTTATCGCGCACCCAACTGGTAAAAGTACGCGCCTTCACGGACCAGGAAGTAATTGCTTACCTTACGCAAAAAAACTTAACCGACGAAACCGGCGCGCAGCAAATTGCTTTGTTAGCCGAAGGTAATTTACAGGCGGCCGTGCAGTTAAGCACCAAAAGAACGAACGATTATTTTGCTTTTTTTGTGCAATGGATGCGGCATTGTTACGCCAACAAATTCGGCGAAGTGGTAGAATTAAGCGAAGAATTTCAAAAAATGGGTCGCGAAAACCAGAAGAATTTTTTGCATTATGCTTTAAGCAGCTTGCGCAAAGTTCTGCTTTACGGCATCGATACGCAATTAATTTCGTTTATACCCGCGGCCGAAGCGGATTTTGTTGGTAAATTCTCGAAAATTGTGCGGGAAGCCAACGTGCCGTATTTAACCGAAGAACTGAACCAGGCGCATTACCATATTGAGCGCAATGCTAATCCCAAAATGGTGTTTATTGATTCTTCCATTCAGATAGCGCGCTATTTAAAATTACAAAATTAAAATACTGCATGTCCGAACAACCCGGAAATATTATTCGCATTGCTACTCGCGGGAGTCGACTGGCCCTCTGGCAAACCCACCACGTGGCCGAGAAACTGCGTGCCGCCAATTTTACTGTGGAGATAGAAATAATTCAGACCAAGGGCGATTTGGTACTGGATCGGTCGCTAGATAAAATCGGCGCCAAAGGCGTTTTTACCGAAGAATTGGAAGAAAGCCTACGTAACGGCGTAGTGGATATTGCGGTACACAGTGCTAAAGATTTACAATCTACTTTACCCGACGATCTGGAGATTCTGGCTTTTATGGAGCGGGAGAAAGTAAACGATGTGGTTATTTCCTTTGACTCTACGTTTACCCTCGATCGCGAACAAATCGTGGTAGGTACTTCGTCCACACGCCGACGGGCTTTATTGAAGCGTTATTACCCGGAAATTATTACGGCCGAGTGCCGGGGTAACCTGCAAACCCGTTTACAAAAGTTAAAAGATGGGCAGTACGATGCCATTTTACTGGCGTACGCGGGAGTTTTCCGGATGCAATACAGCCATTTGATCACCGAAATTTTACCCGAAGATAAATTTGTACCGGCCGCTGGGCAAGGTAGTATTGCCATTGAGTGTGCCAAAAACTTGCCGTTGGCTAAAAAGCTGGCGCTTCGTAATTGCCTCGATCATGAAGTTACGCATATTTGTTTAACCGCCGAACGGGCCTTTCTGCGGACGATGGAAGGCGGTTGCAGCATTCCGTCGTTTGCCTTAGCTACCTTGCACGGTGCGCACGTAGAAATAACCGGCGGTATTGTGAGTTTAGATGGCCAGCAAATGATTACCGATACTTTACAGGCGGCGCCCCACGAAGCCGATGCGTTGGGCGTGCGTTTAGCGGAAAACATTCTGGCTATGGGCGGCGATCAAATTTTAAATTTTATTAAAGCAGAACGTTCTTCCATTTGATATTTTCCTTTTATGCCACAACAAAATCACAATCTAACTATTGGTTCTTTAAACTTAAAATTATTCCTTTTTCTACTGCTCTTTGGGTTAAGCCTTACGGAGAGCTTCGCCAAAAAGAAATCCAAAAAAGATACGCTTGTTACTATTTCCACGCAATTTGGGGATATGGTAGTAGTGCTTTACGACGAAACGCCCCAGCACAAAGCCAATTTTTTAAAATTAGTTAAAGAAGGTTTTTACAACAACACTACTTTTCACCGCATCATCGACGATTTTATGATTCAGGGAGGCGATAAAAACTCCAAGGACGAAGATAAAACCAACGATGGGGCCGGCGATATCGGTTACCAGATTCCCGCTGAATTTAATCCGCAGCTAAAACATGTACGCGGGGCTTTGGCGGCGGCCCGTCAAGGCGATTATGTTAATCCGCAACGCCAATCGAGCGGTTCGCAGTTTTACATTGTGGAGAACCACCAAGGCACCCCGCACCTTAATAATCAATATACGGTATTTGGTCAGGTAATTAGTGGCTTAGACGTGATCGACAAGATTGCCGAACAACCGAAAGATGCGCGCGACCGGCCGGTTACGGATATTCGAATGACGGTAAAAGCCGAAAAGCTGAAGAAGAAGAAAATTACAAAAAAATACGGTTACGCTTACCCGGTTTAAAAATACTGCTTTTCAAAGCCTAACCTTTGGGAAGAACTACTCGGTAATAAGCAGAATAGTTGTTACAGGGAAAATCTGGTAGCCTGGGTCTGTGTCCGCACAGCCTTTTTGATTTCTTTATAACTGCAAGTAAACCCCATCGGGTTGCACCTCTATCTTGTACGTTTTTAAACGGTTGGTGCGGTTATTACATTCCTGCCCATTTTCCAGCGAAAAGCGGTAACTATGCCAGGGGCATACTACTTCGTTTAGGTAATTAGTAGTGCCTTTACTTAACGATTCGCCTAGATGCGGGCAAACATCCGATACCGCAAATATACCCGCGCGGTTGCGCACCAAGCAAATTGCATCCGCCCGGCCTGCCACCCATAGTTTTTGGGGCTTTCCTAAAGGAAGCGCTTTTTCGGCCTCCAGAAAAGAATCAAACAATTTATGTGGCGTAGAAGAGGTGGGTTCGGGCATAAATCAATAGGATAATTTTCGCAGAATACCCGTAATTCGGGGCAATTGATCCGGGGTATTTTAATTTTTTTTAAAAATCAGGATGTGCTGTAAGGGTAAAATATTTTGATTTTCTACGAATTTCAAGCCAATACCCGTAACTTCTTTTACGGCTTGTTTCTCCGACATGCGGTGCAAAGCTTTAATCGGCACGTACGGATCTTCGGCTTTGTACTCTACTAATACCAGGCGGCCACCCGGTTTTAAGGCATTTTTTATTCCCAGCAACATCTCGTGCGGATACGAAAATTCGTGGTAAGCATCTACCAGCAATACTACATCCACGCTGTCGGTGGGTAAGTTCGGATCTTGTAAAGACCCCAGAATAGGTTCTACATTAAAGGCGTTTTTTAAAATGCGATTATCCATCAGCATATTCAGGAATTCTTGCTGCACATCTACTGCCAGTACTTTACCCTGCGGTACCAACGGACTTATGCGAAACGTGAAATAACCACTGCCTGCCCCAATATCGGCTACTACATCAGTGGGCTTTAGCTGTAAAGCTTGCAGCAGTAAATCGGTGCGTTCTTCTTTTTCGCGTTCGGCGCGTTCGAGCCAACTAGCTTCGGTATGGCCCATGGTATAAGCAATCTGGCGCCCGCGGTAGTACTTGCCAATGCCGTTGGGGTCGATGGGCTTTTTATAAACGTATAATGAGTCGGGCTTAACAGTAGTAGCATTAGTAGTAGCACTGCTATCGTATTTACAACCCGAGGCACACCAAAAAATTAAAAAAATGATGATAGCTTGGCCTGTCCATTGTGTTGGGTGCGTCATGTGTTTCCGTTCTGAACTTAACTTCGTACTTGTTAAGTAGAACGCAAAAGACAAGCGTTAAGATATAAGAATATATAAGCTGTTATTTTATAGGGGTAGTTTAGCTTATTATAGGGGTAGTTTAGCTTAATTTTAAAAGTAAGCTTTTAGTTATAGCCTAAACCAATGCCAGCCGAAACAGTGGGGTATTTGGCCCAGGTTCCTTCGGCGTTCAAAGTGAAAATAGCTAATTTTAAGCGAAAGCCGCCGGTAATTCCTAACTGGGTATAATCAGTAATAAAATTTACCGGATCGGTAACATTCTGCACTTGACGCGTATAAGGCGGCTGTTCCCGCAAAACGGTTATTGGATAGTTGCCCAGCATGCCCGTAGTTGTTGAGGCACTGCTGTAACTAAAACTCGCGTATCCGGTAATTACCGAAATAGTTTTAGAGGCTACTAATTGGCCTATGAAGGCTTTCGTATCAAAGATAATTCTTTGGTTAGTATAATCGGCTGGGTTTGGGTTAACCACTCCACTCTGGGGATTTACTTCTAGCTGATAACTCGAGCGGAAAGAAGAATACGCTGCGGCCGCCGTAATGTCAAATGGTAAATCGGCTATACCTGGAATCCATTGGCGAATGCTGTGTTTTAAGCCAACGCCCCATAAATCCACATTAAAATCACCAGCTTTGCTTTTAGGTATAAACCGAACCATTAACTCCGTTTCTTTTACTAAACCAACGGTGACCTGAGCCATGGGAATAGGAGCGATACCAGTGCCAATGCCTTCGGGCGTGTTAAAAGAGGTAACTTGTTCTTCTTGCTTGGTGTCGGGGCGGGTAGCGTACACGTTTAACAATGGGCCAGGCGAATCGTCTCCGAAAACCGTAGGGGCTAATTTGCTACTGCCAGGCGCTAAACGTACGTTCGAATTTAAACCAATGGTACTTACATCAAATGTCCGGTCTTTTTCCGGCACAAAAGCCGCATTGGCAAATACCCGTATTTCAAAGCGCCCCGGTTTAAAAGCTTTGCCTGTGGTTATCCAGCCGGTATTGATATCGGTACCAAAAGCTTTACTTAAGGGTTGGCTGTACGCTTTGGCTAATAACTCGGCATTGGTTATACCGCTTTTAATTATTTCTGCCGTTTCGTTCTGGGCCCTTACTGTTTTTACTGTTCCACATAAACCAATAAGTAAAATAAGAGTAAAAGATTTTTTCATTTCTGATTTTATAAATAAAGTCCTAAATTAAAGTAGTTTAAAATTTGACTAGAGTAGCAAGAAACGCTTTAAACTAGACTAATAGTACAAATTGCAAACTTGATGGCTTAGTTCCGGAAATAAAAACAATTTGATAAAGAGGAATGGAGATGGTATAAAAAATGACCTTAAACCGGATCCACATCCACTACCACCCGAATATTTCGGAAATCCTTGTTAAATTTTATTTGGTTAATGGCATCTGCTATTACCAGTTTGGCCGATTTTAAACTGGTATGTTCGCGGTCGAGTTTAATATGAATTTCGCTGAGGAAGTAGTTGCGAATTTTAAAAATATAAGGCACCTCCGGACCCAGAACCTGATTGTTCGGCAAACGATCGGTAAATTCTTTAGCTAATAGGGCAGCGGCTTGTTCGTTTAATTTTTCGTCCACGTGTTTTACGGTAACTTTTATTACCCGCATAAACGGCGGGAAATTAAATTTGCGGCGTTCCTGAATTTCGTGTTCGTACAAAGCCATGTAATCGTTTTCCATTACTTTCTGGAAAATACCTTGCGAGGGATTACCCGTTTGAATAATTACTAAGCCTTTTTTACCTTTCCGGCCGGCCCGGCCGCTTACCTGCACAAACATCTGATAAGCCCGTTCGTGCGCCCGGTAATCGGGATAATTAATAATACTGTCGGCGTTTATGATGCCCACTAAACTTACATTTTCGAAGTCCAGGCCTTTGGTTACCATTTGGGTACCCACCAGCACGTTGGTGTTATTGGCTTCAAAATCCGCGATAATTTGCTGGTAGCTGTTTTTACTGCGCGTAGTGTCCAGATCCATGCGCTGGATGTTGGCTTCGGGCAGTAAAAGTTTAAGTTCGTCCTCTATTTTTTCGGTGCCAAATCCTACAGTTTTAATCATAGCGGAGCCGCACGCCGGGCATTCATGGGGCATGGTTTCGTGGTAGCCGCAGTAATGGCAGCGTAGTTCGCGGTTGTATTTATGATAGGAGAGACTCACCGCGCAGTTTTTACATTTCGGAATCCAGTCGCAGTCGTGGCAGTTAATGTAGGGCGCGTAGCCGCGGCGGTTCTGAAACAAGATTACCTGTTCTTCCTTTTTTAATTTTGACTCAATCATAGCCAGCAATTTCTGCGAAAAGTGGCTGTGCATGGTTTTCTTCTGGCTCTCGCGACGGGTATCCACCAATTCAATATCCGGTAAACCTGCCTGACCGAACCGCTTGTTCATGGTAACTAAGCCCCAGCGTCCGGTTTTAGCGTTATAGTAGGTTTCTACGGCTGGCGTAGCGGAACCGAGCAAGGTTTTACATTTGTGGTAGGTGGCGAGCATTAAGGCTACTTCGCGGGCATTATACCTAGGAGCCGGTTCGTATTGCTTGTAAGACGATTCGTGTTCTTCGTCCACGATTATCAGCGACAAGTTATAGAAAGGTAAGAATATCGCGGATCGTACGCCAATTACCACCGAAAACCGACCTGAGAGAATGCCGTTCCAAACCTCTACCCGCTCGTTGTCGGAGAATTTGGAATGGTAAACACCTAAACGATTACCAAAAACTTTAATTAAACGGGTTACAATTTGGGCCGTGAGCGCTATTTCGGGCAGCAGGTACAAAACCTGGCCGCCGCCCTCCATGGCTTTTTTGATCAGATCAATATAAACTTCGGTTTTACCACTTCCCGTAATCCCGTGCAATAATACAATGTCCTTGCTGCCGAATAAATTTAAAATTTCGTCGCGGGCCGCTATTTGATGTTCTGATAAATTAAAAGCGGGTATAGGTTTCGTATCATCAACCGGGAACCGCGATACAATGGTCTCAAACTGCTCCAGAATGCCTTTTTTAATTAAAGCATTAATAGATGACAGCGACAAATGCGGATTGGAAGTCAGGATGTTTTTATCTACTCCTTTTTCGTTTAAGTGTACGTTCTGGTGCACCGGTACTTTTTGCAAATAATGCAGCACCACATCCAATTGTTTTGGCCGAACGGCTAGCTGGTTCATTAACTCCTCCAGCATTTCGGCTTCATGGACGAAATTAGGGGATAACCGCAGTTTCTTAACTACTTTAGGGGTGTACTTATCGGCAATTTCTTCAAAAATAATAATAACTTCTTTTTGAATCAGAGACT
Proteins encoded in this window:
- a CDS encoding class I SAM-dependent methyltransferase, whose product is MTHPTQWTGQAIIIFLIFWCASGCKYDSSATTNATTVKPDSLYVYKKPIDPNGIGKYYRGRQIAYTMGHTEASWLERAEREKEERTDLLLQALQLKPTDVVADIGAGSGYFTFRISPLVPQGKVLAVDVQQEFLNMLMDNRILKNAFNVEPILGSLQDPNLPTDSVDVVLLVDAYHEFSYPHEMLLGIKNALKPGGRLVLVEYKAEDPYVPIKALHRMSEKQAVKEVTGIGLKFVENQNILPLQHILIFKKN
- a CDS encoding peptidylprolyl isomerase codes for the protein MPQQNHNLTIGSLNLKLFLFLLLFGLSLTESFAKKKSKKDTLVTISTQFGDMVVVLYDETPQHKANFLKLVKEGFYNNTTFHRIIDDFMIQGGDKNSKDEDKTNDGAGDIGYQIPAEFNPQLKHVRGALAAARQGDYVNPQRQSSGSQFYIVENHQGTPHLNNQYTVFGQVISGLDVIDKIAEQPKDARDRPVTDIRMTVKAEKLKKKKITKKYGYAYPV
- a CDS encoding DUF6588 family protein: MKKSFTLILLIGLCGTVKTVRAQNETAEIIKSGITNAELLAKAYSQPLSKAFGTDINTGWITTGKAFKPGRFEIRVFANAAFVPEKDRTFDVSTIGLNSNVRLAPGSSKLAPTVFGDDSPGPLLNVYATRPDTKQEEQVTSFNTPEGIGTGIAPIPMAQVTVGLVKETELMVRFIPKSKAGDFNVDLWGVGLKHSIRQWIPGIADLPFDITAAAAYSSFRSSYQLEVNPQSGVVNPNPADYTNQRIIFDTKAFIGQLVASKTISVITGYASFSYSSASTTTGMLGNYPITVLREQPPYTRQVQNVTDPVNFITDYTQLGITGGFRLKLAIFTLNAEGTWAKYPTVSAGIGLGYN
- the hemC gene encoding hydroxymethylbilane synthase — translated: MSEQPGNIIRIATRGSRLALWQTHHVAEKLRAANFTVEIEIIQTKGDLVLDRSLDKIGAKGVFTEELEESLRNGVVDIAVHSAKDLQSTLPDDLEILAFMEREKVNDVVISFDSTFTLDREQIVVGTSSTRRRALLKRYYPEIITAECRGNLQTRLQKLKDGQYDAILLAYAGVFRMQYSHLITEILPEDKFVPAAGQGSIAIECAKNLPLAKKLALRNCLDHEVTHICLTAERAFLRTMEGGCSIPSFALATLHGAHVEITGGIVSLDGQQMITDTLQAAPHEADALGVRLAENILAMGGDQILNFIKAERSSI
- a CDS encoding DNA polymerase III subunit; the protein is MFFSEIQGHDETKRLLLNSVQNKHVAHAQLFLGPEGSANLALALAYATYLNCENQQATDACGTCASCVKINKLIHPDVNFVMPVTTTKSQPKDPLSQKFLTEWREFVLAAPYQTLNDWMQFIGAENKQGNISKDESRQLVKFASLKAFEAEFKIILIWLPELMHPAAANALLKLLEEPPANTIFLLVANNPDKLLATILSRTQLVKVRAFTDQEVIAYLTQKNLTDETGAQQIALLAEGNLQAAVQLSTKRTNDYFAFFVQWMRHCYANKFGEVVELSEEFQKMGRENQKNFLHYALSSLRKVLLYGIDTQLISFIPAAEADFVGKFSKIVREANVPYLTEELNQAHYHIERNANPKMVFIDSSIQIARYLKLQN
- the priA gene encoding replication restart helicase PriA, translating into MSQPLLFQSSDQATERITLFADVILPLPLPKLYTYRVPFDMNDDIFVGTRVIVQFGAKKILSCIVADVHETPPAGYQAKYILEIIDEKPVVTPQQLKIFNWIAEYYMCTIGEVINAALPSALKLSSESRIQLHPQFNAEYPVYPLSPAEEKIVFALGQNKTLTFTEVGNLLQINHFHKIIKSLIQKEVIIIFEEIADKYTPKVVKKLRLSPNFVHEAEMLEELMNQLAVRPKQLDVVLHYLQKVPVHQNVHLNEKGVDKNILTSNPHLSLSSINALIKKGILEQFETIVSRFPVDDTKPIPAFNLSEHQIAARDEILNLFGSKDIVLLHGITGSGKTEVYIDLIKKAMEGGGQVLYLLPEIALTAQIVTRLIKVFGNRLGVYHSKFSDNERVEVWNGILSGRFSVVIGVRSAIFLPFYNLSLIIVDEEHESSYKQYEPAPRYNAREVALMLATYHKCKTLLGSATPAVETYYNAKTGRWGLVTMNKRFGQAGLPDIELVDTRRESQKKTMHSHFSQKLLAMIESKLKKEEQVILFQNRRGYAPYINCHDCDWIPKCKNCAVSLSYHKYNRELRCHYCGYHETMPHECPACGSAMIKTVGFGTEKIEDELKLLLPEANIQRMDLDTTRSKNSYQQIIADFEANNTNVLVGTQMVTKGLDFENVSLVGIINADSIINYPDYRAHERAYQMFVQVSGRAGRKGKKGLVIIQTGNPSQGIFQKVMENDYMALYEHEIQERRKFNFPPFMRVIKVTVKHVDEKLNEQAAALLAKEFTDRLPNNQVLGPEVPYIFKIRNYFLSEIHIKLDREHTSLKSAKLVIADAINQIKFNKDFRNIRVVVDVDPV
- a CDS encoding Rieske (2Fe-2S) protein, with translation MPEPTSSTPHKLFDSFLEAEKALPLGKPQKLWVAGRADAICLVRNRAGIFAVSDVCPHLGESLSKGTTNYLNEVVCPWHSYRFSLENGQECNNRTNRLKTYKIEVQPDGVYLQL